Sequence from the Mauremys mutica isolate MM-2020 ecotype Southern chromosome 2, ASM2049712v1, whole genome shotgun sequence genome:
TTACCAGCTTGCATTGGAGCTGCACATATTCAACAAGAGTGCTTATGCAATGAGCCCAATGGAGGGGTGTTCTAAATCAGAGCAATAAGGAGAGACAGAGGCAATCTAGAGGCCAAATTatgttttagaatcatagaatcatagaatctcagggttggaagggacctcaggaggtcatctagtccaactccctgctcaaagcaggaccaaacccaactaaatcatcccagccagggctttgtcaagcctgatcttaaaaacctctaaggaaggagattccactacctccctaggtaacccattccagttcttcaccaccctactagtgaaaacgtttttcctaatgtccaacataaacctccccctctgcaacttgagaccattactccttgttctgtcatcttctaccactgagaacagtctagatccatcctctttggaaccccctttcaggtagttgaaagcagctatcaaatcccgcctcattcttctcttctgcagactaaacaatcccagttccctcagcctctcctcataagtcatgtgctccagccccctaatcatttttgttgccctccgctggactctctccaatttatccacatccttcttgtagtgtggggcccaaaactggacacagtactccaaatgaggcctcaccagtgctgaatagaggggaatgatcacatccctcgatctgctggaaatgcccctacttatacaacccaaaatgccattagccttcttggcaacaagggcacactgttgactcatattcagcttttcgtccaccgtaacccctaggtccttttctgcagaattgctgcccagccattcggtccctagtctgtaacagtgcatgggattcttccgtcctaagtgcaggactctgcacttgttcttgttgaatctcatcatatttcttttggcccaatcctctaatttgtctaggtccctctgtatcctatccctaccctccagcgtatcagccactcctcccagtttagtgtcatctgcaaacttgctaagggtgcagtccacaccatcctccagatcgttaatgaagatattgaataaaaccagccccagcaccgacccttggggtactccacttgataccggctgccaactagacatggaaccattgatcactacccgttgagcccgaccatctagccagttttctatccaccttatcgtccattcatccagcccagacttctttaacttgctggcaagaatactgtgggagactgtatcaaaagctttgctaaagtccagaaatagtacatccactgctttcccctcatccacagagccggttatctcatcatagaaggcaattaggttagtcaggcatgacttgcccttggtgaatccatggtgactgttcctgatcactttcccctcctttaagtggttcaggattgattccttgaggacctgttccatgatttttccagggactgaggtgagactgactggcctgtagttccctggatcttccttcttcccttttttaaagatgggcactacattagcttttttccagtcgtccgggatctcccccgatcgccatgatttttcaaagataatggccaatggctctgcaatctcatcggccaactcctttagcaccctcggatgcagcgcatccggccccatggacttgtgctcgtccagctttcctaaatagtcccgaactacttctttctccacagagagctggtcacctcctccccataccgtgctgcagagtgcagctgtctgggagctgaccttgtctgtgaagacagaggcaaaaaaagcattgagtacactagctttctccacatcctccgtcactaggttccctccctcattcagcaaggggcccacactttccttgactttcttcctgttgctaacatacctaaagaaacccttcttgttactcctaacatctccggctagctgcaactccaagtgtgatttggccttcctaatttcacacctgcatgcctgagcaatacttttatactcctccctggtggtttgtccaatcttccacttcttgtaagctgtttttttgtgtttaagacaagcaaggatttcactgttaagacaagctggtcgcctgccatatttacttttctttctacACATCTTCTTCTTATCTCAATCAGCTGGGGTAAAGTTGAAATCAGTTAAGTGGAGAATAATCAGAAGTAAATCAGAGTTAGTTGTTTTAGCAGGAATTCCCACTTAGACTTATACTGTAAACTATTAGAACTATTACTGTTATCTACTGTATATTAATTATCTTAATTAAACTCACTTTATAGGTAACAATTTACATGTATAAAAACAGAATTTTGAATTAGAAAATACAATGCACTAGAATATAAACCCTGCTGCTATATGTTcacttttcagttttcagcagCTGTCACCCCAGAGTCCGGAGGAAAGGTTCTTAGGATGTTTTGTTATATCTTCAGCTATCCTTTTGTCCAATATTTGTTTACTCTTTTGAGTTCCAGCATCAATAAAGACATATTCCTTGTGTGTTGGTTTCTTGATTGAACAATTATTCCTTCACTCCTTTCTGGCTTACAGCCTCTTTGTTCTCTGACAATTTCTATATTCCTGTCACTTCTCATATACCTTAATATGCTGTCCAGAAATTTTGTTTTACAGTCCTAATTATTTTCTTACTTTCGCTACAGCTTACTTCTTTTTTCTTAAGTCTGTTTCTCTTTAATTacagtttatattttattatggTTTATTTCTTTCTTGCTTTACTTTTCTTACCATTTTCTGATTTTCTAATAATTTCTTAGCTTACTTAGAGACTCAAGTTGTTTTTCCTCTTGTTTAACTGTATTGTTCTTCCTTTAACTTTTTCCTCTTTTCCCTTTATACCACTGTCTTTCCTCTTTCAAGGATGAGGCTATCCCTACTTTTTCTACTAACTGTCTTTGCTGTCCCTCCTGAACTGGACTTTCTCTCTTTCAGCTCTGACAACGCAACTTGCCCCAGGGGCCCCTATCCATTGGCTCCTCACTTACTGCATCCTTTCTTCTCTGGTGCTGCTTGCTGCCTAGCTCTCTACTGCACCTTCTCTGTCTCCTCCAATGCTGCACAGCCTCTCTCCAGACTTCAGTTTCCTGTTTGGTATGTTCACAGCAGCACTCTGGAGGCTGAGGAGGAAGCTGCCAGCTGTTCTTCCttgtttccctctctcccccccccccaataaaaaaCACCTGTCCTGGGTTCGAACTCACCCTATTTCAACTGCCCTGATATCCTTGGAGTTCTCTGGACCACTCCCCCACTCCAGAGCAGCTGTTCTGGGctcccccctttaaaaaaaatcttaacaccACGAGGCTGCTTTTGAGCAGCCAATCTGTGCTGTTCCATTTCTTTTATGATCCAACAGCCTCCAGTACAGGTCGGGCATTACACTTGTGTTGATGTAAGGTCCAAGGGTAGGGATCCCAGGGTGTCATGTTCTGCTGTTCAGTGCAATGCCTTTTGGGACACTTCTGCAATGCATTGTGGGATAGTAATGACTCACCCAGGGCTGTCTGGGAGGTAGGGTCAGGTTCCCAGCATGCAaccttctccatcccataatgccatCCTTATCTCAtaattttcactttttttaaaaaaaatcccacaatccCACATGGCGCTTCTCagtgtctgccatctctgacagaagcactgAGTCTACAGAATTCCACACTATTTTTATGAATGTTGCAAATACAGAGCACACACTTCTCCTGGATTTACAGACTCATAGGTTTACTGCAACACCCATGGTCATGAGAAGGACTTTATTTTGCTAACGGACATAGCAAaaaccaattcaaggttgttggtggtgttcatggagcagctgcagacagtTCAGTGCCACTTccgggcctgagaaacaagcacggactggtgggatcacattgtaatgcaggtttgggatgacaagcagtggctgcagaacttttggatgcaaaagTTCACATTTCTGGATCTGAGTGGCTGAGTTTTTGCCAGCACTCTAGAACATGGACACTGGAATGAGAGCTGTATTGACAGTAGAGAAAAAAGTGATGACTGCACTTCAGAAGCTTGTAATGCTAGTGTGTTACCAGTCAGTGgcaatcattttggagttggaaaatccacagcgAGGCCACTGCCATGCAAGAGTATAGGGCCATTCATTGTCTCCTGTTATGCAAGACTGTGATTCATGGAAATGTGCAGAaaatagtggatggatttgcagcaatagGGTTGCTGAACTGCAGTAGGTTGATAGATGGGCAAGCATATTCCTATTTTTGCACCAGCCCACTTTGCCAgagagtcagggccggctccaggcaccagcttagcaagcagctgcttggggtggccactccggagaggggtggcacgtccagctattcggcagagggtccctcactcccgcgcggagcaaaggacctccaaCTGAATTGCTACAGATCGCGATcgcgtttttgtttttttttggctgcttggggcagcaaaacccctggagccagcccctgcACAGAGTACATAAATACTTTTACTTTTGCATGGTTATGCAAGCATTGATGGATCACCGAAATGCTTTGCTGATATCAATGTGGCCAGCTCAGTGAAAGTGCATAATgcttgcatctttaggaacacaaCACTGTTCATAAAGCTACAAGGAGGGACATTCTTTCCCAAGTGGCAGATTGTCGTTGGCaatattgaaatgccaatagtgattctGGGGCATCCAGTCCATTCCTTGCTCATGAAGCCACACATTGGCCACCTCAAAAACATCAAGAAAAGATTCAACTACTTggtcagcaggtgcagaatgacagatgaatatgcttttggtagattgaagggacaCTAGCAGTATTTACTTACAGAATTGGATCTCAATGAGAAAAATAACCCAATGGTTTTAGCTGTCCATTGTGTtttgcataatatctgtgaggcaaaagGGGAAAAGCTGCCGCCATGGTGGAGGTGAAGTGGCTATCTGCTGactttgagcagccagacacaaggACTATTACAAGAGCTCAATATGGATCTATGTGgttaaggaaggatttgaagtaTTTTAATGGTCAGTCATAATAGTGTTCTATGCTGGAGTGCTATCCTGGCCTGGAGGTTTTGGTGCTGctgacaggggtgggcaaactactgcccacagggccggatccagcccatgagccgttttaatctggcccgtaaactcccactggggagcggggtcggAGGCTGCACCACATGGCTTGGTgccggctctggctggggtgctgGGTCAGGGGCTGCACCACACGGCTCAACCTGCtccggcactccagccagggcgcTGGGTCCGAGTCCAGACCAAGTggctcagccccactccagcGCTCTGACTGGGGTGCAGGATCGGGGCAGCACCATGTGGCTTGGCCCCGCTTCGGCACTCCAGCCAGTACGCTGGGTCACGGGCTGCACCACGCAGCTTGGCCCCGCTCCGGCCAGGGCACTGGGTTGTGGGCCGCACCATACGGCTTCCAGAAGCTGCAGTATGATCTTGctgtatatttataaatataagtGGGTATTTTCCTGAAGTTATGAATTCGTGGTGCTTGATGTGCATTTACAAGTACTGTTTGCTTTGACTACCACCATTCATTCTGAAATATTTGTTGAGAACTAATAAAGATAATTTGATTCTCCAAAAATAGTACTTTGAGTGAGAAAGCCAGTGCAGAAAATCGATGTGCAAAAAGCCCCACCTCAGGCAATCCATACAACTTTTTACTATAATTTATCAGGGTGAAAATTTTAAATTAGCAAGCAAGTAAACATTTATGCccatttaagtaaaaaaaaaaagcaaaaaaaaagctaGGGAACAGGAGTGGCGAACGGGAGTTCTCCAAGGGAGTTTTCCATGTGAAGGAGGAGCAATTACATGACCCTTGGGTTAGTTTGTTGTctttagtgtgtgtttgtttttgtggtattgcttgctgcttgactgaaatataccatgtggtctgtttgtttggggggcCATGTGCTGATTGTGTATGTGCTAAGCCTtgttgcctgctaggcaaggctgacaGCTTCTTAACAAGGCTTTGATCACTAAGCCTtttagcacccatcaacccttaaccagGGGGTGGAGCTACTCAGGAAGACCAGGGATTTAAAAAGCCCGCTCCTAAGCGACCAGAGGAGCTTAGGGAACAGGAGCGGCTAACTGGGGAGTTTTGCAAAAGAGTTTACAGGGGGACTGTGAGGGGGGCTAGATACACTTAccattctttaaacttaaagccaaaaacaccctctgataaaaacaaaacaagaacaaaggAACAAGCTTCAGGAGTAAAAAGATAATgtaggcagaagtccagcaagagtaagggctatccagtttattgcacccaatgcagcatatatgattacctgccctacgGTAATagcagatgaatttcaatgttgatcaatgcaaagtaatgcacattggaaaagataatcccaactatatatataaaatggtggggtctaaattagcagttaccactcaagaaagtgatcctggagtcattgtggatagttctctgaaaacatgcatTCAaagtgcagcggcagtcaaaaaagggaacagaatgttgggaatcattaagaaagggatagataagaagacagaaaataccatattgcctctatataaatccatggtatgcccacatcttgaatactgcatgccgatgtggttgccccatctcaaaaaagatatactggaattggaaaaagttcagaaaagggcaacaaaaatgattaggggtatggaacagctgccgtatGAGGCAAGATTAATAAGCATTTATACCctccttgtttttccccctttttccctcccccttgcaacagttactcttaacactataatgtagtttgttagaactgttctcattcgcgTATTTATCTTTGGCCTTGTCGGCCCAGGCGCATGTGGACTTttctcccccgcctccccgccgcttctTGCTATTTGAGCGAAGCTACAGCTGTTAGCTGTTTGCTAGAAAAGCTGAcggttacacattttgcttgctgtttgttagcatcttaggctggttaaagttcacagcatggaagaactttggttcactcaggcccaaagtcacaactttggtttacttaggcctacgGACACcaacaggtctataaaatcatgactggtgtggagaaagtaaataaggaagtgttatttactccttctcataacacaagaactagggggtcactaaatgaaattaataggcagcaggtttaaaacaaagaaaaggaagtatttttcacccaacgcacagtaaacctgtggaactccttgctagaggatgttatgaagggcAAGAGTATAACGGGGTATAAgataaaaaagaactagataaactcatggcggatcaatggctattagccaggatgggtaatgaTGGTGTCctgctgtttgccagaagctgagactaggcgacaggggatggatcacttgttctgttcatccctctggggcatctggcattggccactgtctgaagatgatactgggctacatggacctttggtctgacctgctATGGCTGCTTTTATGTTCTGCCTGTCTCTGTGACGCCTAAGAactggcagcggcacaggatgCTACGGGACAGCTGCAGCAGGCCTAGTACTCGACAAAGACCATGCAGTGTCCACACTCCCACCGCATCATCCCCAGCACGGCAACCACGGCGCCACGCCCTCAGGCAGCTGGGTTCCCCGCGGCACATAAGGGGTTTGACGGGACCGCAGCTGCGCCCACACCCGGCAACTCCCGCTGAGCTCGTCCGTCTCCGGCTCCAGGGCCAAGCGGGACCCGCCAGcggcccccgcccccggggcgcTTCCCCCTGAGGCCGGGGCGGCCGAGCCGAGCCCCGCGTGCCAGGGGGCGAGTCCCCGGGCGCGGGAACCccgcccttgccccgccccccccccgctctcggGCGCGCGACCGGAAGTGGCGGCTGACCCGGAAGTGGCGGCGCAGGGCGATGGCGGAGAAGTTCGACTCGCTGGAGGAGCAGCTGGAGAAGTTCGTGGAGAACATCCGGCAGCTCGGCATCATCGTCAGCGACTTCCAGCCCAGCAGCCAGGCCGGGCTCAACCAGAAGCTGtgagaccccctccccccgcgcgcCGCGCGGCTGGGTCGGGGCAGCGCCAGCCCCGTGCAGGCGCCCCGGGGGCTTGTGGGGAAGCGGGTGCGGGGGCACTTCCCGGAGCAGCGCTGGCCTGTAACAGCCCGCGGTGCCCCCAGCCTGCGGGCGCTGGCTGGCCGAGGAGTAGTGAGGAGGGGGGGGGTCTGTCCGTGATGGACCAGCGCGCAAATGTCAAGGAACACCTGCCACGTGCCGAGAGCAGCTCTCTAACATGCCGTTGCATTGTTGCGTGAAGAGCAATACGTCTGAATAAACTGTAAACTAAACTTTGAAGAATGGTATATTAGTAGTGATTCAACAGGATGCAGTGGTGCCAAGTGTGCAGCCCCACAGGAAAATATACTGATTTCCAAATTTGTTTGTAGTATGTTCAAATCTGGGACATGTGATTGCAACAATAATCTGTTTTGTGACTGCCCTGGTGGGATTAATGATTCTAATTTACCTGTTTGGAAGGGACTCGTATACTCGGTATGATGTGTTATGTACCCAAGACCTTGATTTAGAAGTGCATTAGGAATCCAGAGTTACACATGGAGAAAGTGCCATGAGAACCTCTTCATTCCCTTGTTTATTCTGCAGCCTCTTGTAGGCAGCAACCCAATAACAGTGAGATCAGTTATACATTGTAGCTGTGAAAATACAGAAGGCTGTCTAACTAATTTGGGTCTGGTTTTATAGCCACATGATTTTTCTCTTCCCAGGAATTTTATGGTTACAGGCTTGCAAGATATTGACAAGTGCCGACAGCAACTTCACGATATAAGCGTACCTTTAGAGGTTTTTGAGTAAGTAACTTTACATCTAGAGATCAACCTCCACACATCATCAAATTGAACGGACAGTTAATTTCGTAGTGTTAGACATTTCCACTGCAGTTTTTATGTTTTGTAAATTTGACTTTAAAAATACTctttccttcaaatttttttggaATGATACAAATTATGAATTATCCATCTATTTTCACATCTGTTTATTTTGTCATCTATGTTTGCATATAATTGCATAACCCAAGGCTTATCTAATTCAGTGACTTGGTACTATACATAGCTTTCCATCTCACTCTCGTTCTTTATTCAGGATTCAAATCTTGCTTTAGCTTACAAGTGAAATTTAGTTTGGTTTTTATCAGAGCCCCTGTTTTTGTACACCATAATCACTGCATATATTTACATAATTGGCTGTCAGCTAATTGGCCCAAACTAGATCAGTGAGAGTATAACAGGTGACTGGCAGAGCTACGTGAGTCATCTTGTATTGTTCATTGAGTTAGCACATTAGTCATCCAATTTCATGAATTCTAAATTACCTCAAATATGACAAGCTGAGAGATGTGTATAGTATTGCTAATTGTAGATGGATAAACCAGGTGGTCTCAAAACTTTCTTATAGTTCAGTCCACATTTTAATAGTTTGAGACAATATCtttcaatttatttttcaatCACACAACATCCTTGTGGCAACTACAGTAATTGTTTCTATGGCATAGTAAAATTAGGGAAATACTTATGCCTTTTTAGCACTTTCTAATAAAGTAAGTGTGACCTTTTTAAAAGAAGTCAATATAtattcttctcccccctccccatctccctagTTTGGTCTACTCAGTTCCTCTTGATCTTCTGCTTTATTCCTTTCTCCCTGTATACCACTTTGCTATGGTTGTCACATCATTTTGCTTTACTCTCACTGCTGGTCCATTTGCTGATGGTGAGTCCTGTTTCTTCTCCAACTTTCATGTACTTACTGGTGGTCTGGTCTAGAGTTAGCTAGTCACATTCTACAACCCTCTAGACTCTCCACAAGGAAAAGTCTGGACACTTAGAAGCAGCTGGTCATTGAAAACCAGGCAGGTGCTCCTTGGATCACAGTTTAGGAGCTGCTGGCCTAATCCACATATTAGAATGCATGCTTCAGATGGCGGAATACAAAGCATGCTTGTATATTACTTTTACTCAGTGTAATTGAGCTTCTCATTGCTGTATTTAGTGAAGATGAGGAATATCTTAGCCTACATGATACACTTACATGGCATCTTTCATATTTCCAGATACATAGATCAAGGCCGTAATCCCCAGCTTTACACTAAAGAGTGTTTGGAAAGGGCTTTGGCTAAAAATGAACAAGTAAAAGGCAAAATTGACACAATGAAGGTAAGATGAGTATAATGTATTAAAAGTATAATTGTGTTCTTTATAATAAGAATAGGAACCATATTTGTTAAGTATTTGTAAGCCTtgtcatcaattttttttttcttaaatttgaGTGATTTTCAGATTTTCTTAAATGGGTTGCACTGAGTCTTATCTCCAATCTATTTGTTTTAACTGATAATGCTGCAGCCTGTCTTGTAGTTATGGTCTCTAATTCTACAGTAAGGTTAAATACAAAATCAAACTTTCATTTCTTTAGCCATAACACACATCTAATCTAATCTTCTTTGTACAGTCTGTTCATAGAGCTGCCACctcttgtaaagtactttgatatATAATGATGGAAAGTGTGCTGTGTAAGAGCTAATTGGTTTTGTTACTACTGCTATTCCATAGACACTGAATACGTGTAATTTCCTAAGTATGGCTATGGTGTACACATTCACCATTAAACAGTTCTAGGAATAGAAAAACATGAAAGATACTCTCTAATTATCTCTTTCTAATAAAGTATGATGCTTTACCCTTGTATGACCCAAATAGTTCACAAAAATTCAGGGTTCTGTGGGTTGTATTGGTCAGGAGAAGAAACTGATGATGGAGCTTGGTATCTTCAATGCAGGCctctttatttacaaagaatttaGAGAGTCATGTTTCCCCGAACATAGCAGGAATCAAACAGGAGagagtttctttgctcacagttccaagcctctttcaaCCAGTACTCGCCCAAAAATCTCTCTAGGCTTTTAT
This genomic interval carries:
- the MED10 gene encoding mediator of RNA polymerase II transcription subunit 10, which gives rise to MAEKFDSLEEQLEKFVENIRQLGIIVSDFQPSSQAGLNQKLNFMVTGLQDIDKCRQQLHDISVPLEVFEYIDQGRNPQLYTKECLERALAKNEQVKGKIDTMKKFKSLLIQELTKVFPEDMAKYKAIRGEEPPP